CGGCGGCCTTCGTGAGACCGATGACCCCCGCCTTGGCGGCCGAATAGTTCACCTGCCCGGCATTGCCCATGGCCCCGGCCGTCGAGGAGATGTTGATGATGCGCCCGCTCCTCTGCCGCATCATCACCTTCGCCACGGCACGCGTCATCAGGAACACCCCGCGAAGGTTGGTGTCCAGGACCTGGTCCCACTCTTCGTCCTTCATGCGGACGAGCAGCTGATCCCGCGTGATGCCGGCGTTGTTCACCAGCACGTCGACACGCCCGAAGCGCTCGCGGGAGGCTGCGACGAGCCGGTCGGCATCCTCGCGCCGGGCCGCGTCGGCGACGACGGCGAGCACCGGGCCGCCCAATGCTTCCAGCCCCTTGGCCGCAGCCTCGAGCCGCCCCGCGTCGCGGCCAGAGACTATCACGGAAGCCCCGTCCTCTGCCAACAAGCCGGCGATGGCCAGCCCGATGCCGCGGCTGCCGCCGGTGACGAGTGCAACACGCCCCGCCAGCGGCTTGGCTCCCTCGCTCACGCGCGCGCCTCGCCGCCTCGCTCCGCTCGGGGGATCTCCATCTCCGCTCGGCTCGGCGCGCTTCGCGCTTCCTGATCCATCCGGCTCGGCTCGCCTGCGGCTGCGCCTCGCACTGCCGGCTGCGCCTCGCCGCCTCGCTCCGCTCGGGGGGTCTCCATCTCCGCTCGGCTCGCCTGCGGCTGCGCCTCGCCAACCTTGGTCAGGGCGGCGACCGCCTTCTCGAGCGAGGCGGGATCTTCGACCGCGAGCCCCCGCGTCCCGTCCAGGGTCCTCTTCAGGAGCCCGGTGAGCACACGCCCCGGGCCCACCTCGACGAAGGCGGTGGCGCCCTCGCGGGCCAGGCGCTCGAGGCACTCCGTCCAGCGCACCGGGCTCTGCACCTGCCGGACGAGGAAAGGCCGGACCTGGTCGGCCGCGGCCGTGACGCCCGCGTCCACGTTGCGCACCACGGGGATCCTCGGCGCAGTGACGCGCACCGCGTCCAGCTCGGCTGCGAGCCGGTCGGCGGCCGGCTTCATGAGCGCCGAGTGGAACGGCGCGCTGACGGGGAGCATCACGCTCTTCTTCCCGCCCCGGGCGGCGGCGGCGCTCACGGCCCGCTCCACCGCGGTCCGGTGCCCGGCGATGACGATCTGCCCCGGGGAGTTGATGTTGGCCACTCCGACCACCTCGCCCCGGGCGGCCTCGGCGCACACCTCCTCCGCCACGGACAGCTCGACCCCCAGGAGCGCGGCCATGGCCCCCATGCCCACGGGCACCGCCTCCTGCATGAACTCGCCGCGCTTGCGTACCAGCCGCACCGCGTCCGGGAACCGGAGCGCCCCCGCCACGACCAGCGCCGAGTACTCGCCGAGGCTGTGCCCGGCGGCCAGCTGCGGCGTCACGCCCCGCTCGGCGAGGGCCGCGGCGGCCGCCACGCTCGCCGTCAGGACCGCGGGCTGCGTGTTGGCCGTGAGCGCGGGATCAGCCTCCGGCCCCTCGAAGCAGAGCCGTGACAGGGAGAAGGCCAGCGCCTCGTCGGCCTCCTGGAAGACGGCGGCTGCCGCGCGCGAGGCGGCCGCCAGCTCCCGGCCCATCCCGACGGCCTGGGAGCCCTGACCGGGGAAAAGGAAGGCGATCTTCACGGACGCCTCACCACCGGATCAGGGCGGCACCCCAGGTGAAGCCGCCGCCAAAGGCCGCCAGCAGGACCAGGTCCCCCGCGCTCAGGCGCTTCGTCGCCCACGCCTCCTCCATGGCGACGTAGACCGACGCCGCGCCCGTGTTGCCGTAGCGATCCACGTTCACGAACACGCGGTCCATGGGCAGCTTGAGCCGCTTCGCCGCCGCCTCGATGATGCGCAGATTGGCCTGGTGGGGGACGAAGATCGTCAGGTCGTCGGCGGTTAGGCCGTTCCGCTGGAGGATCCGCTTCGCGCAGTCCTCGAACATCCTGACCGCCACCTTGAACAGCTCGTTGCCCTTCATCTTCGCGTAGTGCATCCGCTTGTCCACCGTCTCGTGGGTGGCGGGGTTGCGCGAGCCCCCCGCGGGCTGGTAGAGCAGCTCCCAGTAGCGGCCGTCCGAGTAGAGATCGGTGTCGAGGATGCCGGACTCGTCGTCGGAAGCGCGCAGCACGGCCGCGCCGGCGGCATCGGCCAGCAGGATGCACGTCCCCCGGTCGGTGTAGTCGGTGATGCGCGACAGGCACTCGGCCCCGATGCAGAGGACGGTGTGGTACTTGCCCGTCTGGATGTACTGCGAGCCGATGGAGAGGCTGTAGATGGAGCCGGTGCACGCCGCGTACACGTCCGTGGAGCCGGCGTTCCGGCAGCCGAGCCGGTGCTGGATGATGTTTCCCACCGTGGGGAAGGCCATGTCCCCCGTCGTCGTGCCGACGATGATGAGGTCGATCTCGCCCGGCTCCACCTTGGCCCGCTCGAGCGCCTGCTGCGCGGCGCGGAGGGCGAGGTCGGACGTGGCCTCGCTCGGGTCGGCGATCCGCCGCTCCCGGATACCCGTGCGCTGGACGATCCACTCGTCCGAGGTCTCGACCATCTTCTGGAGATCGTCATTGGTCAGGACCCGCTGGGGAGCGTACGCGCCGACGCCGATGATCTTCGCGCGCTTCATTCGCGTCCTCCCTCACGCCCCTCGGCCAGCACCGCCTCGGCCTCCAGGGCCTTCGTGATGTGCTCGTTGACGTCGTTCTTCACCCACTCGGCCGCCACGCGCACGGCGTTCTTGATCGCCTTCACGGGAGAGGAACCGTGGCAGATGATGGAGGCGCCGTTGTTCCCCAGGAGCGGCGCCCCGCCCATCTCCGTGTAGTCCACGCGGCGCTTCATCCGCGCGAAGGCCGCCCGGGACAGCACCGCGCCGGCCCTGGAGACGACGTCGCGGGTCAGCTCCTCCCGGATCATGGAGGTGAGCATCTCGGCCAGGCT
This region of Candidatus Rokuibacteriota bacterium genomic DNA includes:
- the fabG gene encoding 3-oxoacyl-[acyl-carrier-protein] reductase is translated as MAGRVALVTGGSRGIGLAIAGLLAEDGASVIVSGRDAGRLEAAAKGLEALGGPVLAVVADAARREDADRLVAASRERFGRVDVLVNNAGITRDQLLVRMKDEEWDQVLDTNLRGVFLMTRAVAKVMMRQRSGRIINISSTAGAMGNAGQVNYSAAKAGVIGLTKAAARELAHWNILVNAVAPGLIDTDMAATIPPEAREALLQQVPLKRMGSAREIAEIVRFLAGDGAAYVTGQAIHVNGGLYM
- the fabD gene encoding ACP S-malonyltransferase is translated as MKIAFLFPGQGSQAVGMGRELAAASRAAAAVFQEADEALAFSLSRLCFEGPEADPALTANTQPAVLTASVAAAAALAERGVTPQLAAGHSLGEYSALVVAGALRFPDAVRLVRKRGEFMQEAVPVGMGAMAALLGVELSVAEEVCAEAARGEVVGVANINSPGQIVIAGHRTAVERAVSAAAARGGKKSVMLPVSAPFHSALMKPAADRLAAELDAVRVTAPRIPVVRNVDAGVTAAADQVRPFLVRQVQSPVRWTECLERLAREGATAFVEVGPGRVLTGLLKRTLDGTRGLAVEDPASLEKAVAALTKVGEAQPQASRAEMETPRAERGGEAQPAVRGAAAGEPSRMDQEARSAPSRAEMEIPRAERGGEARA
- a CDS encoding ketoacyl-ACP synthase III, which gives rise to MKRAKIIGVGAYAPQRVLTNDDLQKMVETSDEWIVQRTGIRERRIADPSEATSDLALRAAQQALERAKVEPGEIDLIIVGTTTGDMAFPTVGNIIQHRLGCRNAGSTDVYAACTGSIYSLSIGSQYIQTGKYHTVLCIGAECLSRITDYTDRGTCILLADAAGAAVLRASDDESGILDTDLYSDGRYWELLYQPAGGSRNPATHETVDKRMHYAKMKGNELFKVAVRMFEDCAKRILQRNGLTADDLTIFVPHQANLRIIEAAAKRLKLPMDRVFVNVDRYGNTGAASVYVAMEEAWATKRLSAGDLVLLAAFGGGFTWGAALIRW